Proteins encoded within one genomic window of Thunnus maccoyii chromosome 22, fThuMac1.1, whole genome shotgun sequence:
- the LOC121890063 gene encoding uncharacterized protein LOC121890063 → MMNLTLITAFILCSISWISVSLSESHTVEVQSGENVTLQCTKTYKGQATTSWFRLVNRTKASCISTMISSGTVRYCDGFINGKFQMSSNISTVSLNIKEVDLSDSGVYFCGFNIYGQTFLSVIHLNVEGSDDESYDDIGRESKQSDATTKLMGVILVILGSLFVLHTTVIIGLVVKNRKLQRANEEKNRQQSENLGSDDLNYAAVTFCQKAKRRAVEPNVVYAATR, encoded by the exons ATGATGAACCTTACCTTGATAACAGCTTTCATTCTCTGCAGCATCA gctggatctctgtctcactttctgAGTCTCACACTGTGGAGGTCCAGTCTGGTGAAAACGTCACACTGCAGTGCACCAAAACTTACAAAGGTCAAGCAACAACATCCTGGTTCAGACTGGTCAACAGAACCAAAGCCAGCTGTATCTCAACTATGATCAGCTCTGGAACTGTTCGATACTGTGATGGATTTATAAATGGAAAATTTCAAATGAGCTCCAACATTTCCACAGTCTCGCTCAACATTAAGGAAGTGGATTTATCTGACTCAGGGGTTTATTTCTGTGGATTTAACATTTACggacagacatttttaagtgtcatacatttaaatgttgaaG gcAGTGATGATGAATCATATGATGACATTGGCAGAGAGTCTAAAC AGTCGGATGCAACAACAAAGTTGATGGGTGTGATCTTGGTGATCTTGGGCAGTCTGTTTGTTCTCCACACTACGGTCATCATTGGTCTGgttgttaaaaacagaaaacttcaGAGAG CTAATGAAGAAAAGAATCGACAACAGAGTGAG aatcTGGGCTCTGATGACCTGAACTATGCAGCAGTGACTTTCtgtcaaaaagcaaaaagaagagCGGTGGAGCCAAATGTTGTGTATGCTGCCACCAGATAG